A region of the Harpia harpyja isolate bHarHar1 chromosome 14, bHarHar1 primary haplotype, whole genome shotgun sequence genome:
TCAGCCTGTACCTGTTATCCGTGGAGCAGCTTTGAACTGCAGTAACTTCTGTTCCCACTTGTCCTCCAGGTCTTGAGCCATGATGACTGTTTTGCCAGGtgcttcatcatcatcatcatacatgctttccttcctcctcctgagctgctcctcctcctccaacctGCGAATTTCATGATCTGAATAGTGGCTTTTCTCCAGCTCTATCTAGAAGGGCAATGCAGAGAATTCTTAAGCCACCAGCACTATGGGCTGGAATGGGCAAGCACAATTGTACCCCAGCGAATGCAAGAGGATGGGGATTTCTCTGAGATCAAACAGGACTTTCCTGCTCGCGGCAGGAGCCTCTAACAGGGACACCAGCAGCATTGAGGAAGATCACGGAAGCCCTACCAAGACCCACGACACCTGGTGCAGGCAGCAAATCGCACACAGAGCACTCGGTATTGCTTCGTGGCGTGGAGCAACATCACCCAAGGTGCCCCCGGACTGGCTGTGCAGGGCCATCAGCTCCTCCTTGGCCTgtcaccccccaccccggggaccGGCCGCGGCTGCCAGCCCCCGTACGGGGCTCTCCCCTCCAGGCCTGAGGCGGCCATTTTCCTACGAGCAGGCCCCCagcgcccgcccccccccacctgccccatgAGGGCCgccatctcttcctcctccttctcgaGGGTCTGCGTGATACGGGGCAACCGCAGCAGACACATCGCCCCGAAGAGCCGCCACGGCCGAGGCGGAGCAGCGGTACAAAACCACCGACCCCAACCCGCCGTTCGGGACCCGGACGCCGCCATTAACGCTGTCGCGCGGCCCACAATGCACCGCGCCGCGCACCGCCATCTTTCCTCCTCGCTTCCGTCGTGCCTTGCGGCAACCTCTCCGCGCGCCTTACGGGAGCCGCCATGAGCGCGGCGCTGGCGGTCGCCTGGCAACGGCTGCTCGGAGCGGCTTGGgggtgagcggcggcggcggcggcggcggcggcgagggcgAGGGGCGGGGGGAGATCGGTCCGGGCCCCCCCTCGCTCTGGGCTGACTGCTGGGACGCTCCCGCACCACGATGGAGGCCGGGACGGGAGGCCTCGCTGGGCCCGGCCCGCCTCCTCCAGCCAGCGCCCGGGGGAGGCCCCGGTGTTCTCACCACCGGCTGGCGTTTTTTTTCCCGCAGGGGCCGTACTGCCAGCCTGTGCCGTGGCCTACGCACCGgtccctggaggctgcaggacgTTGCGGAGGCGGCGGCCGCGAAGGAGGCGGAGAACCAGAGCGCGACCGACCTGAGGTGAGAGGGCCAGGCCGCGTCGGGAGGGCTCTGCCATTTGCCTCTTGCTGGGAGGTTTTATTGCCTTCGGTGGTTTTGCAgccaaggaaggagaggaagtgGCTTGACTCAATCACAGACGCAGCTTGTGTCTTTTGGAGACTTgatcccttctttctttcccaatatgaaataaaactttgCAAAATTTCAAAAGCGAGTGCCTGATAACTCTCGTTTTGCTCCTCAGCCCTTTAATCCTGCAGAGGAACTCCATGAGATGGGATGGAAAGATCTATGAAGAGATCCCAATAGCTCACATTAAAGCTACGTACAACAAGTAAGCAAATGACCTGCTCCATTCCTGCTCTCATGCAAAATAAAAGCTTGTAACATACTCAGGCTTTGGCCAGTCATCGTTTTAACTAAAAGGCTCAAAGGCAAAAAGCCAGGGGAGTGGTGGTCATGACTGGGAAGATAATAATACTGAATTCAAACCCTAGTGCTGTTCAGGAAGCATAACTGTCCTTATAGCATCTTTAACAGCAATAGGATTGTTATTATGTGTTTTTACTACATTCTGATTTGAATAATTAGATGCCGACAGCTTTAATGGCAGGTTACTTCCAGCCCTCCACTCTAGCACTATTGCTATACAGCTGTTGAAAAAATTGTCATATTCTCCATGAGAGATGGTTGTGTTTCATTTAGTCATCCCTAGTGTGatattttactgtttcttaaaGCTCTTTCAAGTTCTAGAAAtgttctgtgcatttttttaataaacgGAAGAAGTAAAATGCTCACAGTGAGAGGTGGGTCTGAAAGGGCTAAGCAGTATCTGAGGTGTACCTGGATAAAGTATACCTTATCCAGAAAGGTTTTGCCACCTCGCTGAGATTTTCTAGGGTGACCAGAAGGTGACTCCTGGGAGGTCTCTGCAGTGGGTTCGTGTAAGTAAGTGGGATACCTTGAAAAGGAGGGCTGAGTTAGGTTGGAGAAGGGTGACAGGAGTCCTGTGGTGAGCTGTGCCAGTAAGGCGAGTGAGAAGAAACTGGATAATAAAGCTTTGTTCtagcttgcttctttcttttgtcCCTCTCTTTCTGTAGCACCCACATCCAAGTGGTCAGTTTTGACAACAGGCCGTTTGCCCGTACGTCCTGTGGTACAGAAGGCTTCCAGAATGCCAAGAAGGGAACCGCCATTGCGGCACAGACTGCAgccatggcagcagcagtggtgagTCTGCACTGGTGATTCTCACCCTCCCAGAGGGAAGCACTGACTGCCTCCCCCCACTGCCTGGGTACATGCCTCGCTCCCAGGCAGCAGTCCAGAGGTCTGTTCCTTAGTGCTCGAGT
Encoded here:
- the MRPS11 gene encoding 28S ribosomal protein S11, mitochondrial translates to MSAALAVAWQRLLGAAWGGRTASLCRGLRTGPWRLQDVAEAAAAKEAENQSATDLSPLILQRNSMRWDGKIYEEIPIAHIKATYNNTHIQVVSFDNRPFARTSCGTEGFQNAKKGTAIAAQTAAMAAAVKARGKGVLHVRVMVKGLGPGRKAAIKGLTMGGLEVISITDNTPVPHNGCRPRKARRM